One window of the Deinococcus planocerae genome contains the following:
- a CDS encoding SRPBCC family protein gives MAQTTANGTEVSPQNSSPAERLLFGGLGVGLILLSLRQRGNSGVFLGTSGALLLSGAAMGRSVGSALTQVRRTEDDQIAVARAVTIGKSVDELYTFWRDFENLPRFMDHLESVKVQGGDGRRSHWVAKAPAGTTVEWDAEITEDEPGRRIAWRSLEGATVPNEGHVEFRPAPGDWGTEIHVSLTYRPPGGTLGAVVARLLGEEPGAQVGEDLRRLKRLLEVGQEPTTEGQPSARKGVMKAEAKMYDNRRTT, from the coding sequence ATGGCGCAGACGACGGCCAACGGAACCGAGGTCAGCCCGCAGAATTCCAGCCCCGCCGAGCGGCTGCTCTTCGGCGGCCTGGGCGTGGGATTGATTCTCCTGAGCCTGCGGCAGCGGGGGAACTCGGGCGTCTTCCTGGGCACGAGCGGGGCCCTGCTCCTCTCGGGCGCGGCGATGGGCCGCAGCGTCGGCAGCGCGCTCACCCAGGTCCGCCGCACGGAGGACGACCAGATCGCCGTGGCACGGGCCGTCACCATCGGCAAGTCGGTGGACGAGCTCTACACCTTCTGGCGTGACTTCGAGAACCTGCCGCGTTTCATGGACCACCTCGAATCGGTGAAGGTGCAGGGCGGGGACGGCAGGCGGTCGCACTGGGTCGCCAAGGCCCCGGCGGGCACCACGGTCGAGTGGGACGCGGAGATCACCGAGGACGAGCCCGGGCGCCGCATCGCGTGGCGCTCGCTGGAGGGGGCGACCGTGCCGAACGAGGGCCACGTGGAGTTCCGGCCCGCGCCGGGCGACTGGGGCACCGAGATCCACGTGTCTCTGACCTACCGCCCGCCGGGGGGCACCCTGGGCGCGGTGGTCGCGCGGCTGCTCGGCGAGGAGCCGGGCGCACAGGTGGGCGAGGACCTGCGGCGGCTCAAGCGGCTGCTGGAGGTCGGGCAGGAGCCCACGACCGAGGGACAGCCCAGCGCCCGCAAGGGCGTGATGAAGGCGGAGGCGAAGATGTACGACAACCGGAGGACCACGTGA
- a CDS encoding zinc-dependent alcohol dehydrogenase, with translation MKAVVWQGINRVQVENVPDPEILQPTDAIVRVTATAICGSDLHLVDGYVPSMVHGDILGHEFMGEVVEVGPEVRDVRPGDRVVVPFPISCGKCWYCQHGLTSLCDNSNPNPKLAEALWGYSGSGLYGYSHITGGYAGGQAQFARTVYADQNLYKVPEGLTDEQVLFLTDILPTGYMGAENCNIHPGDVVAVFGCGPVGLFGIMSAFVLGAGRVIAIDRFPERLDLARKLGAETLNYEEDAVFERLKEMTGGRGPDSVMDAVGLESHAGGPGGVADAVKQTTRVLESDRPHALRAAIMACRKGGTVSVPGVYGGLADKIPVGAFMNKGLTMRTGQTHVHRYLDTLTGHIERGEVDPTVIITHRLGIDEAPHAYDIFKHKHDGCIKCILDPWADPKDHAPTKAP, from the coding sequence GTGAAGGCCGTCGTCTGGCAGGGCATCAACCGCGTGCAGGTGGAGAACGTGCCCGACCCCGAGATCTTGCAGCCCACCGACGCCATCGTGCGGGTCACCGCCACGGCGATCTGCGGCTCGGACCTGCACCTCGTGGACGGGTACGTGCCCAGCATGGTCCACGGCGACATCCTGGGCCACGAGTTCATGGGCGAGGTCGTGGAGGTGGGCCCGGAAGTCCGCGACGTTAGGCCCGGCGACCGGGTGGTCGTGCCCTTCCCGATCTCGTGCGGGAAGTGCTGGTACTGCCAGCACGGCCTGACCTCGCTGTGCGACAACTCCAACCCGAATCCCAAACTTGCCGAGGCGCTGTGGGGCTACTCCGGGTCGGGGCTCTACGGCTACTCGCACATCACGGGCGGGTACGCGGGCGGGCAGGCGCAGTTCGCGCGGACCGTCTACGCCGACCAGAACCTCTACAAGGTGCCCGAGGGGCTGACCGACGAGCAGGTCCTCTTCCTCACCGACATCCTGCCGACCGGGTACATGGGCGCCGAGAACTGCAATATCCACCCCGGCGACGTGGTGGCCGTGTTCGGCTGCGGTCCGGTGGGGCTGTTCGGCATCATGAGCGCCTTTGTCCTCGGGGCCGGGCGCGTCATCGCCATCGACCGCTTCCCCGAGCGGCTGGACCTGGCCCGGAAGCTCGGCGCGGAGACGCTGAACTACGAGGAAGACGCCGTGTTCGAGCGCCTCAAGGAGATGACCGGCGGGCGCGGCCCCGACTCCGTGATGGACGCCGTGGGCCTGGAATCGCACGCGGGCGGCCCCGGCGGCGTGGCCGACGCGGTGAAGCAGACCACCCGGGTGCTCGAATCCGACCGCCCCCACGCCCTGCGCGCGGCGATCATGGCCTGCCGCAAGGGCGGCACCGTCAGCGTCCCCGGTGTGTACGGCGGGCTGGCGGACAAGATTCCGGTGGGGGCCTTCATGAACAAGGGCCTCACCATGCGGACGGGGCAGACCCACGTCCACCGTTACCTCGACACGCTGACCGGCCACATCGAGCGCGGCGAGGTCGATCCTACCGTGATCATCACCCACCGCCTGGGCATCGACGAGGCGCCCCACGCCTACGACATCTTCAAACACAAGCACGACGGCTGCATCAAGTGCATCCTCGACCCCTGGGCCGACCCCAAGGACCACGCGCCGACGAAGGCGCCGTAA